One Enterobacter cloacae subsp. cloacae ATCC 13047 genomic window carries:
- a CDS encoding type II toxin-antitoxin system RelE/ParE family toxin: protein MKEIELTPKAEEDLEAIWDYSFRQFGVVQADAYIGRIAAVFDVLAMHDIGTHRAELGEDICSLPVEQHMIYFVSSHSVVTIIRILSQSQDTARHEPWI, encoded by the coding sequence ATGAAAGAGATTGAGCTGACACCAAAAGCAGAAGAAGATCTGGAGGCTATCTGGGACTACAGCTTCAGACAGTTCGGGGTTGTTCAGGCGGATGCGTATATCGGGCGTATAGCCGCAGTGTTTGATGTGCTGGCCATGCATGACATCGGCACGCATCGCGCAGAGCTGGGAGAAGATATCTGCTCGCTGCCGGTGGAACAGCACATGATCTATTTTGTGTCATCACATTCGGTGGTTACGATCATACGTATTCTCAGTCAGTCTCAGGATACGGCGCGGCATGAACCATGGATATAA
- a CDS encoding type II toxin-antitoxin system ParD family antitoxin, with translation MARTMTVDVGDELREFIDSLVKAGDYRTQSEVMRDALRLLREKQAESRLQELRDLLAEGISSGEAKPWNKDAFLNNVRARMANERD, from the coding sequence ATGGCCCGTACAATGACGGTGGACGTGGGTGATGAGCTGCGTGAATTTATCGATTCCCTGGTTAAGGCCGGTGATTACCGAACCCAGAGCGAAGTCATGCGTGACGCGCTGCGGCTGCTGCGCGAGAAGCAAGCTGAATCACGCCTTCAGGAACTGCGTGATCTGCTGGCCGAAGGCATCAGCAGCGGCGAGGCGAAACCATGGAACAAGGATGCATTCCTGAATAATGTCAGGGCCAGGATGGCAAATGAAAGAGATTGA
- the pcoE gene encoding copper resistance system metallochaperone PcoE, translated as MKKILVSFVAIMAVASSAMAAETMNMHDQVNNAQAPAHQMQSSAEKSAVQGDSMTMMDMSSHDQAAMSHDMMQNGNSAAHQDMAEMHKKMMKSKPAASNETAKSFSEMNEHEKAAVVHEKANNGQSSVIHQQQAEKHRSQITQN; from the coding sequence ATGAAAAAGATTCTCGTATCATTTGTTGCCATTATGGCTGTCGCTTCATCCGCCATGGCTGCAGAGACAATGAACATGCATGACCAGGTAAATAATGCACAGGCTCCTGCCCATCAGATGCAGTCATCTGCTGAAAAAAGCGCAGTTCAGGGAGACAGCATGACAATGATGGATATGAGCAGTCACGATCAGGCCGCAATGTCCCATGACATGATGCAAAACGGCAATTCTGCTGCCCATCAGGACATGGCTGAAATGCATAAAAAAATGATGAAATCCAAGCCAGCAGCTTCTAACGAAACAGCAAAATCATTTTCCGAAATGAACGAGCATGAGAAAGCCGCTGTTGTGCATGAGAAGGCGAATAATGGTCAATCTTCCGTTATTCATCAGCAGCAGGCTGAAAAGCATCGCAGCCAGATCACCCAGAATTAA
- a CDS encoding copper resistance protein yields the protein MNILITTTAFTALFCGAAFAQSSDIAHEAHRFVNNASAVSHVNSSTHENLPDRVNKNNTPSFSEMNEHERAIVAHSFMNNSASYAHQKMIEEHKKMLSGSDANSKTSSSSFNELNAGEKAALVHEQVNNAGAEAHQTQARKLRGLYSTR from the coding sequence ATGAATATATTAATCACGACCACTGCGTTTACAGCTTTATTTTGTGGGGCAGCTTTTGCTCAGTCCAGTGATATTGCCCATGAAGCACATCGATTTGTTAATAATGCCTCAGCCGTCAGTCATGTGAACTCCTCGACGCATGAAAACTTACCGGACAGGGTTAATAAAAACAACACGCCCTCATTCTCTGAAATGAATGAACATGAAAGGGCCATTGTTGCTCATTCATTTATGAACAACAGCGCGTCCTATGCGCATCAGAAAATGATTGAGGAACATAAAAAAATGCTGTCCGGCAGTGATGCAAATTCAAAGACCTCGTCTTCTTCTTTTAACGAACTGAATGCCGGAGAAAAAGCCGCTCTCGTGCATGAGCAGGTCAATAATGCCGGTGCGGAAGCACATCAGACGCAGGCAAGAAAGCTTCGCGGGCTGTATTCGACCAGGTAA
- the pcoB gene encoding copper resistance outer membrane transporter PcoB has protein sequence MKRNLKAIPVLVAGLFTSQLSIAAGSVSADPHAGHDMSAMQMPADENFTEMTSMEPIVTESRTPIPPVTDADRKAAFGNLQGHAIHDSAINYLVLLDQLEWQRSDNTNNFSWSVNSWIGGDTDRIWLKSEGERSNGETEAAEAQLLWGHAVGPWWDLVAGVRQDFRPASARTWAAVGFQGLALYNFESEITGFVSNGGKAALRLGGEYDVLLTNRLILQPSYEVNFYSQDDESRGRGRGLTDTELGLRLRYEIRREFAPYIGVSWNQLYGKTSDMAKREGEKDHQVVFLAGARIWF, from the coding sequence ATGAAGAGAAATTTGAAGGCCATACCTGTTCTGGTCGCCGGTTTGTTTACCTCACAGCTTTCTATTGCGGCGGGCTCCGTCTCTGCAGATCCCCACGCCGGGCACGACATGTCTGCCATGCAGATGCCAGCAGATGAGAATTTCACTGAGATGACGTCAATGGAGCCCATTGTAACTGAGAGCAGAACGCCAATTCCGCCTGTTACCGATGCCGACCGGAAGGCTGCATTCGGCAATTTACAGGGGCATGCGATTCACGACAGTGCGATTAATTATCTGGTTCTGCTGGATCAACTGGAATGGCAACGGTCGGATAACACCAACAATTTCAGCTGGAGTGTTAACAGCTGGATTGGAGGCGACACAGATCGGATTTGGCTAAAGAGTGAAGGTGAACGAAGCAATGGGGAAACGGAGGCGGCTGAAGCGCAGTTACTCTGGGGACATGCGGTTGGCCCATGGTGGGATTTGGTTGCGGGTGTCAGGCAGGATTTCAGACCTGCTTCTGCCCGGACCTGGGCTGCTGTCGGTTTTCAGGGGCTGGCACTCTATAATTTTGAGTCTGAAATTACGGGTTTTGTCAGTAATGGCGGAAAAGCAGCCCTTCGTCTGGGAGGAGAATACGACGTTTTACTGACTAACCGGCTCATACTCCAGCCATCCTATGAGGTGAATTTCTACAGTCAGGATGATGAATCGCGGGGTCGCGGCAGGGGACTGACTGACACAGAGCTGGGGCTCCGGCTGCGCTATGAAATACGCCGTGAGTTTGCACCCTATATAGGCGTTTCCTGGAATCAACTTTACGGGAAAACATCCGATATGGCGAAAAGAGAAGGTGAGAAAGACCATCAGGTAGTATTCCTGGCGGGAGCCAGAATCTGGTTTTAA
- the pcoD gene encoding copper resistance inner membrane protein PcoD produces the protein MVIFGLPFFQIYGISGVRHETYNLTNFRSFITFAVVTGIILTGINMLLVSNAMSGVTDLRELSIHVIEMVIEETDVGISWIVRLCALFTTLGALFLYTNKRLLSCLLMTMSGGVALATLAWGGHAVMHDGLHYYLHLLSDLTHLGAAGAWTGALVAFAILLMRRNEHNAQSVIVISDSLAKFATAGTVIVVALILSALVNYLYIAEGNLTPLFNSSWGRILLAKTALFVLMLLLAAANRFHLGPRLEVMVREGNYDRSVALMRNSILTEFVVAIIILGAVAWLGMLAPSQVS, from the coding sequence ATGGTAATATTTGGATTGCCATTTTTTCAGATATATGGAATAAGCGGTGTCAGACATGAAACCTATAACCTGACTAATTTCAGGTCGTTTATAACCTTTGCTGTTGTTACAGGCATCATTCTTACTGGCATTAATATGCTCCTGGTATCTAATGCCATGAGTGGAGTAACTGACCTCAGAGAATTATCCATCCATGTTATCGAGATGGTGATAGAAGAAACTGATGTGGGTATTAGCTGGATTGTCAGGCTCTGTGCCCTGTTTACCACACTCGGTGCTTTGTTCCTTTACACTAATAAGAGACTATTGTCCTGCCTGCTGATGACGATGAGTGGGGGCGTGGCGCTGGCTACACTTGCCTGGGGAGGACACGCCGTTATGCATGACGGTCTGCATTACTATCTCCATTTACTGAGCGATCTGACCCATCTCGGCGCTGCAGGTGCCTGGACAGGTGCTCTGGTTGCATTTGCTATCCTGCTGATGCGCAGAAACGAGCATAATGCACAGAGCGTCATTGTGATATCTGACTCCCTGGCAAAATTTGCCACGGCAGGAACGGTGATTGTTGTAGCCCTGATCCTGAGTGCGCTGGTCAACTATCTGTATATTGCTGAGGGTAACTTAACTCCCTTATTCAACAGTTCCTGGGGGAGGATATTGCTTGCCAAGACGGCTCTGTTTGTTCTGATGCTTCTTCTGGCTGCAGCAAACCGGTTTCACCTGGGTCCCCGGCTTGAAGTTATGGTCAGGGAAGGGAATTATGATCGCAGCGTTGCCCTGATGCGAAACAGCATCCTGACAGAATTCGTTGTTGCGATTATCATTCTGGGCGCCGTAGCGTGGCTCGGAATGCTTGCTCCGTCTCAGGTCAGCTAG
- a CDS encoding cation transporter: MSKSCGGACGGDATSAADTDIQASSEAPGRWVSVYAVPKMDCPSEERMIRLALNGFEEIRALSFDLSNRRLKVVHDGEVEPVTSKLKTLGLGASLQETVAANPETIKAAEFSAASAKQESGTLRWLLGINALLFVVEMTAGLIAQSTGLIGESLDNFADAAVYGLALYAVGHSVKMQVRAAHLAGVLQLILAVGVLVEVVRRFVFGSEPESLVMMAIAFVALIANTSCLLLISKHREGGAHMKASWIFSANDVVINLGVITAGALVAWTGSNYPDLIIGTIAGGIVLNGARRILALKG, encoded by the coding sequence ATGAGCAAATCCTGTGGTGGCGCCTGTGGCGGTGATGCAACGTCCGCAGCGGATACCGATATACAGGCCTCCTCCGAGGCGCCAGGGAGATGGGTCAGTGTTTATGCCGTGCCGAAGATGGACTGTCCATCAGAAGAACGAATGATTCGCCTAGCCCTGAACGGCTTTGAGGAGATTCGGGCGCTGTCCTTCGACTTGTCGAACCGCCGGCTGAAGGTCGTGCATGACGGCGAGGTCGAGCCCGTCACCTCGAAACTGAAGACCTTGGGGCTAGGCGCCTCGCTTCAGGAAACCGTCGCTGCAAATCCGGAGACCATCAAGGCCGCCGAGTTTTCGGCAGCTTCTGCTAAGCAAGAATCCGGGACCCTGCGCTGGTTGCTCGGCATCAATGCACTTCTGTTCGTGGTGGAAATGACTGCCGGTCTGATCGCCCAGTCCACCGGCCTGATTGGAGAATCCCTGGACAATTTTGCCGATGCGGCGGTGTACGGGCTTGCCCTTTATGCGGTTGGACATAGCGTGAAAATGCAGGTACGTGCCGCGCATCTTGCTGGTGTACTGCAACTGATCTTGGCTGTGGGCGTGCTCGTAGAGGTGGTGAGACGCTTTGTATTCGGTAGTGAGCCTGAATCGCTGGTGATGATGGCTATCGCATTCGTCGCATTGATTGCCAATACCAGTTGTCTGCTGCTCATATCCAAACATCGGGAAGGCGGGGCGCACATGAAGGCAAGCTGGATATTCTCGGCCAACGACGTGGTGATCAACCTGGGGGTCATCACCGCCGGCGCCCTGGTCGCGTGGACCGGTTCCAATTATCCGGATCTGATTATCGGCACCATCGCGGGGGGCATTGTACTTAACGGTGCCAGACGCATTTTGGCGTTGAAGGGTTAA
- a CDS encoding ISL3-like element ISPpu12 family transposase produces MTELPDNILHLPQYQVLGCKSTDDEMHFQVDVPDPIACEECGVQGEFVRFGKRDVPYRDLPIHGKRVTLWVVRRRYTCRACKTTFRPQLPEMVDGFRMTLRLHEYVEKESFNHPYTFVAAQTGLDEKTVRDIFNARAEFLGRWHRFETPRILGIDELYLNKRYRCILTNIEERTLLDLLATRRQDVVTNYLMKLKDRQKVEIVSMDMWNPYRAAVKAVLPQARIVVDKFHVVRMANDALERVRKGLRKELKPSQSRTLKGDRKILLKRAHEVSDRERLIMETWTGAFPQLLAAYEHKERFYGIWDATTRLQAEAALDEWIATIPKGQKEVWSDLVRAVGNWREETMTYFETDMPVTNAYTESINRLAKDKNREGRGYSFEVMRARMLYTTKHKKKAPTAKVSPFYKKTIGYGLPDFAEELNYGVDLSTI; encoded by the coding sequence ATGACCGAACTTCCCGACAACATCCTTCACCTGCCGCAATACCAAGTACTGGGCTGCAAATCAACCGACGACGAAATGCACTTCCAGGTGGACGTGCCCGATCCCATCGCCTGCGAGGAATGCGGCGTGCAGGGTGAGTTCGTACGGTTCGGCAAGCGTGACGTTCCCTATCGTGATCTGCCCATCCACGGCAAGCGGGTCACTCTCTGGGTGGTCCGCCGCCGATACACCTGCCGGGCCTGCAAGACAACATTCAGGCCCCAGCTACCGGAGATGGTGGACGGATTCCGTATGACACTGCGGCTGCATGAGTACGTGGAGAAGGAATCCTTCAACCACCCCTACACCTTTGTGGCGGCACAGACCGGCCTGGACGAGAAGACGGTGCGCGACATCTTCAACGCCCGCGCCGAGTTCCTGGGGCGCTGGCACCGCTTCGAGACGCCCCGCATCCTGGGCATTGACGAGCTATACCTGAACAAGCGCTACCGCTGCATTCTGACCAACATTGAGGAGCGAACCCTGCTCGACCTGCTGGCCACCCGCCGCCAGGACGTGGTGACCAACTACCTGATGAAGCTGAAAGACCGGCAGAAGGTCGAGATCGTCAGCATGGACATGTGGAACCCCTACCGGGCAGCGGTCAAGGCTGTGCTGCCCCAGGCCCGTATCGTGGTCGATAAGTTCCATGTGGTGCGCATGGCCAACGATGCCCTAGAGAGAGTGCGCAAGGGCCTCAGAAAGGAGCTGAAACCGTCCCAGAGCCGGACTCTCAAGGGAGACCGGAAAATCCTGCTGAAACGCGCTCACGAAGTCTCAGACCGGGAGCGCCTCATCATGGAGACCTGGACAGGCGCGTTCCCGCAACTGCTGGCCGCCTACGAGCACAAGGAGCGCTTCTACGGCATCTGGGACGCCACCACACGGCTCCAGGCAGAAGCCGCCCTGGACGAGTGGATAGCCACCATCCCGAAGGGCCAAAAGGAAGTCTGGAGCGATCTGGTCAGGGCAGTGGGAAACTGGCGCGAAGAGACCATGACCTACTTCGAGACGGACATGCCCGTCACCAACGCTTACACGGAGTCCATCAACCGACTGGCCAAGGACAAGAACCGTGAAGGGCGCGGTTACTCCTTCGAGGTGATGCGGGCACGAATGCTCTACACCACGAAGCACAAGAAGAAGGCACCGACTGCGAAGGTCTCTCCTTTCTACAAGAAAACCATCGGTTACGGACTGCCGGACTTCGCAGAGGAACTCAACTACGGAGTCGATCTATCAACCATCTGA
- the lspA gene encoding signal peptidase II → MLIIGKKLSPYALLSISGLLAASDQAVKWLVQQSMAYGEYVSVTPFFNWVHLWNTGAAFSLFANGGGWQRYFFIGIAVVVSIFLIKLILENRHKGEAIAYSLILGGAMGNLIDRVFRGYVVDSFDFYWRDWHWPAFNLADIAIVLGALLFVSSSLLGKKANTNAEPDGSD, encoded by the coding sequence ATGCTCATTATTGGCAAAAAGCTCTCGCCGTATGCCCTATTGTCCATATCGGGCCTGCTGGCAGCGTCTGATCAGGCTGTAAAGTGGCTGGTGCAGCAATCAATGGCCTATGGCGAGTATGTTTCGGTGACCCCGTTCTTTAACTGGGTGCACCTATGGAACACCGGTGCCGCATTCAGTCTTTTTGCGAATGGTGGAGGCTGGCAGCGCTACTTTTTTATCGGAATCGCGGTAGTGGTCTCGATTTTTCTGATCAAGCTGATCCTTGAAAATCGTCATAAAGGAGAAGCCATCGCTTACAGTCTTATCCTCGGTGGCGCCATGGGCAACCTGATTGACCGGGTCTTTCGCGGCTATGTTGTGGATTCCTTTGATTTCTATTGGCGAGACTGGCATTGGCCGGCCTTCAACCTGGCTGATATTGCAATTGTCCTCGGTGCCTTACTTTTCGTTTCCAGCAGCTTGTTGGGTAAAAAAGCAAACACCAATGCCGAGCCGGATGGATCTGACTGA
- the pcoC gene encoding copper resistance system metallochaperone PcoC has protein sequence MSILNKAILTGGLVMGVAFSAMAHPELKSSVPQADSAVAAPEKIQLNFSENLTVKFSGAKLTMTGMKGMSSHSPMPVAAKVAPGADPKSMVIIPREPLPAGTYRVDWRAVSSDTHPITGNYTFTVK, from the coding sequence ATGTCGATTTTAAATAAAGCCATTCTTACAGGTGGCCTCGTTATGGGCGTTGCTTTCTCTGCTATGGCCCATCCGGAATTAAAAAGCTCTGTGCCACAGGCTGATTCAGCCGTAGCGGCCCCGGAAAAGATTCAGCTTAATTTCTCGGAAAATCTGACCGTGAAATTCTCAGGTGCAAAATTAACGATGACGGGTATGAAAGGCATGTCATCACATTCTCCGATGCCGGTCGCGGCAAAAGTGGCGCCAGGCGCTGACCCTAAATCGATGGTCATTATTCCGCGAGAGCCTTTACCCGCTGGCACTTATCGTGTTGACTGGCGCGCGGTTTCTTCAGATACGCACCCTATTACCGGTAATTACACCTTTACAGTGAAGTAA
- the pcoR gene encoding copper response regulator transcription factor PcoR has product MQRILIVEDEQKTGRYLQQGLVEEGYQADLFNNGRDGLGAASKGQYDLIILDVMLPFLDGWQIISALRESGHEEPVLFLTAKDNVRDKVKGLELGADDYLIKPFDFTELVARVRTLLRRARSQAATVCTIADMTVDMVRRTVIRSGKKIHLTGKEYVLLELLLQRTGEVLPRSLISSLVWNMNFDSDTNVIDVAVRRLRSKIDDDFEPKLIHTVRGAGYVLEIREE; this is encoded by the coding sequence ATGCAGCGTATTTTAATCGTTGAAGACGAACAAAAAACAGGTCGTTACCTGCAGCAGGGACTGGTTGAGGAAGGCTATCAGGCCGATCTCTTTAATAATGGCCGCGATGGTCTCGGGGCCGCGTCGAAGGGACAGTATGATTTGATAATACTGGACGTGATGCTGCCTTTCCTCGACGGGTGGCAAATCATCAGCGCACTGAGGGAGTCCGGGCACGAAGAACCGGTCCTGTTTTTAACCGCAAAGGACAACGTGCGGGACAAAGTGAAAGGACTGGAGCTTGGCGCAGATGACTACCTGATTAAGCCCTTTGATTTTACGGAGCTGGTTGCACGTGTAAGAACCCTACTGCGCCGGGCACGCTCGCAGGCCGCAACAGTCTGCACCATCGCCGATATGACCGTTGATATGGTGCGCCGGACCGTGATCCGTTCGGGGAAGAAGATCCATCTCACCGGTAAAGAATACGTTCTGCTTGAGTTGCTGCTGCAACGCACCGGAGAAGTGTTACCCAGGAGTCTTATCTCGTCCCTGGTCTGGAACATGAATTTTGACAGTGATACGAATGTGATTGATGTCGCCGTGAGACGTCTGAGAAGTAAAATTGATGATGACTTTGAGCCAAAACTGATCCATACCGTTCGCGGTGCCGGATATGTCCTGGAGATCAGAGAAGAGTGA
- the cadR gene encoding Cd(II)/Pb(II)-responsive transcriptional regulator produces the protein MRIGQLAQLVGVETQTIRFYEQQGLLPPPDRQDNGYRVYTEKHGEGLAFIRRCRILGLSLAEIHELQSYQDDPHQPCTAVNALLDDHISHVRSQITALQALEKQLVSLRASCNDDREVEACGVLAGISEGNMHQQ, from the coding sequence ATGCGCATTGGTCAGTTGGCGCAGTTGGTAGGGGTCGAAACACAGACGATCCGCTTCTATGAACAGCAGGGCTTGTTGCCGCCGCCTGATCGGCAGGACAACGGTTACCGTGTCTATACCGAGAAGCATGGTGAGGGGCTGGCCTTCATCCGTCGCTGCAGAATCCTGGGCCTGTCACTGGCTGAGATTCACGAACTACAGAGCTATCAGGACGACCCTCATCAGCCTTGTACCGCCGTCAACGCCTTGCTCGATGATCACATCTCTCATGTGCGGTCGCAGATAACCGCTCTGCAAGCGCTTGAGAAACAACTCGTTTCACTGAGAGCGAGTTGCAACGATGACCGGGAAGTTGAGGCGTGTGGGGTTCTTGCTGGAATTAGCGAAGGAAACATGCACCAGCAGTAG
- the pcoA gene encoding multicopper oxidase PcoA, with the protein MLLKTSRRTFLKGLTLSGVAGSLGVWSFNARSSLSLPVAASLQGTQFDLTIGETAVNITGSERQAKTINGGLPGPVLRWKEGDTITLKVKNRLNEQTSIHWHGIILPANMDGVPGLSFMGIEPDDTYVYTFKVKQNGTYWYHSHSGLQEQEGVYGAIIIDAREPEPFAYDREHVVMLSDWTDENPHSLLKKLKKQSDYYNFNKPTVGSFFRDVNTRGLSATIADRKMWAEMKMNPTDLADVSGYTYTYLMNGQAPLKNWTGLFRPGEKIRLRFINGSAMTYFDIRIPGLKMTVVAADGQYVNPVTVDEFRIAVAETYDVIVEPQGEAYTIFAQSMDRTGYARGTLATREGLSAAVPPLDPRPLLTMEDMGMGGMGHDMAGMDHSQMGGMDNSGEMMSMDGADLPDSGTSSAPMDHSSMAGMDHSRMAGMPGMQSHPASETDNPLVDMQAMSVSPKLNDPGIGLRNNGRKVLTYADLKSRFEDPDGREPGRTIELHLTGHMEKFAWSFNGIKFSDAAPVLLKYGERLRITLINDTMMTHPIHLHGMWSDLEDENGNFMVRKHTIDVPPGTKRSYRVTADALGRWAYHCHLLYHMEMGMFREVRVEE; encoded by the coding sequence ATGCTGTTGAAAACGTCTCGACGAACTTTCCTGAAGGGGTTAACCCTCTCTGGCGTAGCCGGAAGTCTTGGCGTATGGAGTTTCAATGCGCGTTCCAGTCTGAGCCTGCCAGTTGCCGCATCCCTGCAGGGTACTCAGTTTGACCTGACCATTGGTGAAACGGCCGTCAATATCACGGGCAGTGAGCGTCAGGCCAAAACAATCAATGGAGGCCTGCCGGGGCCCGTTCTTCGCTGGAAAGAAGGTGACACCATTACCCTGAAGGTCAAAAACCGTCTTAATGAACAGACGTCCATTCACTGGCACGGCATTATTCTTCCGGCCAATATGGATGGTGTTCCGGGGCTGAGTTTTATGGGCATAGAGCCTGATGATACCTACGTTTACACCTTTAAGGTTAAGCAGAACGGGACTTACTGGTACCACAGCCATTCCGGTCTGCAGGAACAGGAGGGGGTATACGGTGCCATTATCATCGATGCCAGGGAGCCAGAACCGTTTGCTTACGATCGTGAGCATGTGGTCATGTTGTCTGACTGGACCGATGAAAATCCTCACAGCCTGCTGAAAAAATTAAAAAAACAGTCGGATTACTACAATTTCAATAAACCAACCGTTGGCTCTTTTTTCCGCGACGTGAATACCAGGGGGCTGTCAGCCACCATTGCCGATCGGAAAATGTGGGCTGAAATGAAAATGAATCCGACTGACCTCGCGGATGTCAGTGGCTACACCTACACCTATCTCATGAACGGGCAGGCCCCGCTGAAAAACTGGACCGGACTGTTCCGTCCCGGTGAAAAGATACGCTTACGGTTTATCAACGGCTCGGCAATGACCTATTTCGATATCCGTATCCCCGGGCTGAAAATGACGGTCGTGGCTGCAGATGGCCAGTATGTAAACCCGGTTACCGTTGACGAATTCAGGATTGCCGTTGCCGAAACCTATGATGTCATTGTGGAGCCTCAGGGTGAGGCCTATACCATCTTCGCACAATCCATGGACAGGACCGGTTACGCTCGAGGGACACTGGCCACGAGAGAGGGGTTAAGTGCTGCCGTTCCCCCCCTCGATCCCCGTCCTCTGTTGACCATGGAAGATATGGGTATGGGGGGAATGGGACATGATATGGCAGGAATGGACCACAGCCAGATGGGAGGCATGGATAACAGCGGAGAGATGATGTCTATGGACGGTGCTGACCTTCCGGATAGCGGGACATCCTCCGCGCCCATGGATCACAGCAGCATGGCCGGTATGGATCATTCCCGGATGGCCGGAATGCCGGGTATGCAAAGTCATCCTGCGTCAGAAACGGATAACCCACTGGTTGATATGCAGGCGATGAGCGTCTCTCCGAAATTAAACGATCCGGGTATTGGTCTTCGAAATAACGGAAGAAAGGTTCTCACGTACGCGGATTTGAAAAGCCGCTTTGAGGATCCTGACGGACGTGAACCTGGCCGTACCATAGAACTGCATTTAACCGGCCACATGGAAAAGTTTGCCTGGTCATTTAACGGAATCAAGTTTTCAGATGCCGCACCGGTGCTGCTGAAATACGGTGAGCGGCTCAGGATCACGCTGATCAACGATACCATGATGACTCACCCCATTCACCTGCATGGTATGTGGAGCGATCTGGAAGATGAAAACGGTAATTTCATGGTTCGTAAACACACAATAGATGTTCCCCCTGGTACAAAACGCAGTTACAGAGTGACAGCAGATGCGCTTGGCCGCTGGGCGTATCACTGCCATTTGCTCTATCACATGGAAATGGGAATGTTTCGTGAAGTCCGGGTGGAGGAATGA
- a CDS encoding IS5-like element IS903B family transposase, with product MKDQITYLPDNADRSVAKQKFKITNWPTYNKALINRGSITFWLDDEAIQAWYESATPSSRGRPQRYSDLAITTVLVIKRVFRLTLRAAQGFIDSIFSLMNVPLRCPDYSCVSRRAKSVNVSFKTPTRGEIAHLVIDSTGLKVFGEGEWKVKKHGQERRRIWRKLHLAVDSKTHEIICADLSLNNVTDSEAFPGLIRQTHRKIRSAAADGAYDTRLCHDELRRKKISALIPPRKGAGYWPGEYADRNRAVANQRMTGSNARWKWTTDYNRRSIAETAMYRVKQLFGGSLTLRDYDGQVAEAMALVRALNKMTKAGIPESVRIA from the coding sequence TTGAAGGATCAGATCACGTATCTTCCCGACAACGCAGACCGTTCCGTGGCAAAGCAAAAGTTCAAAATCACCAACTGGCCCACCTACAATAAAGCCCTCATCAACCGTGGCTCCATAACTTTCTGGCTGGATGATGAAGCTATTCAGGCCTGGTATGAGTCAGCAACACCTTCTTCACGAGGCAGACCTCAGCGCTATTCTGACCTTGCCATCACTACTGTGCTGGTCATTAAACGCGTATTCAGGCTGACCCTGCGGGCTGCGCAGGGCTTTATTGATTCCATTTTTTCTCTGATGAACGTTCCGCTACGCTGCCCGGATTACAGCTGTGTCAGCAGGCGGGCAAAGTCGGTTAATGTCAGTTTCAAAACGCCCACCCGGGGTGAAATCGCACACCTGGTAATTGATTCCACCGGGCTGAAGGTCTTCGGTGAAGGCGAGTGGAAAGTCAAAAAGCATGGCCAGGAACGCCGCCGTATCTGGCGTAAGCTGCATCTCGCCGTTGACAGTAAAACACATGAAATCATCTGCGCTGACCTGTCGCTGAACAACGTTACGGACTCAGAGGCCTTCCCCGGGTTAATCCGGCAAACCCACCGGAAAATCAGGTCAGCCGCCGCCGATGGCGCTTACGATACCCGGCTATGTCACGATGAACTGCGGCGTAAGAAAATCAGCGCGCTTATCCCTCCCCGAAAAGGTGCGGGTTACTGGCCCGGTGAATATGCAGACCGTAACCGTGCAGTGGCTAATCAGCGAATGACCGGGAGTAATGCGCGGTGGAAATGGACAACAGATTACAACCGTCGCTCGATAGCGGAAACGGCGATGTACCGGGTAAAACAGCTGTTCGGGGGTTCACTGACGCTGCGTGACTACGATGGTCAGGTTGCGGAGGCTATGGCCCTGGTACGAGCGCTGAACAAAATGACGAAAGCAGGTATACCTGAAAGCGTGCGTATTGCCTGA